A window from Symbiopectobacterium purcellii encodes these proteins:
- the guaD gene encoding guanine deaminase, translating to MTVCNRYAIRSAFFDIAAPADNPQQIADHARYIDDGVLLIEKGKIVGLYPWQQGEARVKAGWSLIDYRGKVILPGFIDTHIHFPQAEIIGAYGEQLLEWLERYTFPAESHYGDMHYATRMAAFFLQQLLSNGTTSAMVFATVHPESVEALFSAAQGLGMRLIAGKVMMDCNAPDNLVETAESSHRQCQALIRRWHGRGRLGYAITPRFAPTSSPELLSAAQRLREEFPDTWLQTHLSENPQEVAWVRELYPDRDNYLDVYHHYRLTGRRSVFAHAIHLDEAEWDCLHQTQSAVAFCPSSNLFLGSGLFRLQQSWHKGVRIGIGTDVGAGTSFSLLQTLGDAYKVGQLQQYRLSACEAFYHATLGGACALDLEDEIGNFATGKTADFVVIDPAVTALQRLRDDKCQDIMERLFVLMTLGDDRNVVATWVNGRPVWQTDCQEVAA from the coding sequence ATGACCGTATGCAACCGTTACGCTATCCGCAGCGCGTTTTTCGATATTGCCGCGCCCGCAGACAATCCGCAGCAGATCGCTGATCATGCCCGTTATATTGACGATGGTGTGTTGCTGATTGAGAAGGGAAAAATTGTCGGTTTATATCCCTGGCAACAAGGTGAAGCGCGTGTGAAAGCGGGCTGGTCGCTGATCGATTATCGCGGAAAAGTGATTTTGCCGGGTTTTATCGATACGCATATCCACTTTCCACAGGCTGAGATTATTGGTGCTTACGGTGAGCAGTTGCTGGAGTGGCTCGAGCGTTACACCTTTCCTGCCGAAAGCCACTATGGCGATATGCATTATGCTACTCGGATGGCCGCATTTTTCCTGCAACAACTGCTGAGTAACGGTACCACCAGCGCCATGGTGTTTGCCACCGTACACCCTGAATCCGTGGAGGCGCTGTTTAGCGCGGCGCAAGGGTTGGGGATGCGCCTGATTGCGGGCAAAGTGATGATGGATTGCAATGCACCGGACAATCTGGTCGAAACGGCAGAAAGCAGCCATCGCCAGTGTCAGGCGTTGATCCGGCGTTGGCACGGTCGTGGACGTCTGGGCTATGCCATCACCCCACGTTTTGCGCCGACATCGTCACCGGAGCTGCTGAGTGCCGCGCAGCGCCTGCGCGAAGAATTTCCCGATACCTGGCTGCAAACGCACTTGAGCGAAAACCCGCAGGAAGTGGCTTGGGTACGCGAGCTTTATCCCGATCGGGACAACTATCTGGATGTGTATCATCACTATCGGTTGACCGGTCGGCGCAGCGTTTTTGCGCACGCTATCCACCTCGATGAGGCGGAGTGGGATTGCCTGCACCAGACGCAATCTGCCGTGGCGTTTTGCCCCAGTTCGAATCTGTTTCTCGGCAGCGGGCTGTTTCGTTTGCAGCAGAGCTGGCACAAGGGCGTGCGTATCGGCATAGGCACCGATGTGGGGGCAGGAACGTCGTTCAGTCTGCTGCAAACCTTGGGCGATGCTTACAAAGTCGGGCAGTTGCAGCAGTACCGGCTGTCAGCCTGTGAGGCGTTCTACCATGCCACGTTGGGAGGCGCGTGTGCGCTCGATCTGGAAGATGAAATCGGCAATTTTGCTACAGGGAAAACCGCAGATTTTGTGGTTATCGATCCTGCTGTCACCGCCTTACAACGCCTGCGTGATGACAAGTGTCAGGACATTATGGAGCGGTTGTTTGTGCTGATGACGCTGGGTGACGATCGTAATGTGGTTGCTACCTGGGTCAATGGGCGTCCCGTTTGGCAGACTGACTGTCAGGAGGTGGCTGCATGA
- a CDS encoding TonB-dependent receptor: protein MKHSIVSLFPGDIRTGRLFSISTVAAALLLPAFVFAESPAAIKPLSSNLGQTCTQNAYGVDNALDALRCGSVHGSLRSLYYSTNNAYFVKNNNQDTASYGGNILFQTAPYYGISAGVGGIYQQQWRSPGAGRGVTELATNQNGFGEAWLRWQYQDFRFTAGDQRIDIPFMSDYDWRITPILFRAVDMHWGDKTDFVHATKIYRYKPWRSDKFLATSAYSAIKEETNGAWAVGAGRSKQMGDITLTGQLWYESYDDYVNICYSEAHSQWKAAPWQPDIGVQFIRGSGEGERLRGEVDSTSYGVQLALTPTSNVKWSINYNHIVSNPEAYLNGALVTPYSSSTSSGKYFAQPYFTSTQDLGTGNAYSTRITYQVMPALSIGTYYSFMDLKSSASAPSRNQSEYVVFGIYQFDGALKGLSLSNFLGVQTSPVYDYSFWQNRVSLQYNF, encoded by the coding sequence GTGAAACATAGCATTGTATCTTTATTCCCCGGGGATATTCGCACAGGTCGTTTATTTTCCATCAGTACCGTCGCAGCCGCACTATTATTACCCGCATTTGTGTTTGCCGAATCGCCAGCAGCAATAAAACCGCTGAGCAGTAATCTGGGACAAACCTGCACACAAAATGCCTACGGCGTAGATAATGCGCTTGATGCGTTACGCTGCGGTTCTGTTCATGGTTCGTTACGCTCACTGTATTACTCCACCAACAATGCCTATTTCGTGAAGAACAATAATCAGGATACTGCCAGCTATGGCGGTAATATTCTGTTCCAAACGGCACCGTATTACGGTATTAGCGCAGGCGTTGGTGGGATTTATCAACAACAATGGCGTTCACCGGGCGCTGGGCGTGGCGTGACGGAATTGGCGACCAATCAAAACGGTTTCGGCGAAGCCTGGTTGCGTTGGCAGTATCAGGATTTCCGCTTTACGGCGGGCGATCAGCGCATCGATATTCCTTTTATGAGCGACTATGACTGGCGTATTACGCCCATTCTGTTTCGCGCTGTGGATATGCATTGGGGCGATAAAACCGATTTCGTACACGCCACCAAGATATACCGCTACAAGCCGTGGCGCAGTGATAAATTCCTGGCGACCAGTGCTTATAGCGCGATTAAAGAAGAAACCAACGGCGCCTGGGCCGTGGGGGCGGGTCGTTCAAAGCAGATGGGCGACATAACGCTGACCGGCCAGTTATGGTATGAAAGTTATGATGACTACGTGAATATTTGCTATAGCGAAGCGCACAGTCAATGGAAAGCCGCGCCGTGGCAGCCGGATATCGGCGTGCAATTTATTCGTGGTAGCGGCGAGGGTGAGCGTTTGCGCGGCGAAGTCGATAGCACCTCTTACGGTGTGCAATTGGCGTTGACGCCGACCAGCAACGTGAAGTGGTCTATCAACTACAACCACATTGTCTCCAACCCTGAAGCCTACCTGAATGGGGCGCTGGTGACGCCATATTCCAGCAGCACCTCGTCGGGTAAATATTTCGCACAACCCTATTTTACCAGTACCCAGGATCTCGGTACCGGCAACGCCTATTCTACGCGGATTACCTATCAGGTGATGCCTGCGTTGAGCATCGGGACGTATTATTCCTTTATGGACCTGAAAAGTTCAGCCAGTGCACCCAGCCGTAACCAGTCTGAATATGTTGTCTTTGGTATTTACCAGTTTGATGGTGCCTTAAAAGGATTAAGTTTGTCTAATTTCCTTGGGGTGCAAACCTCGCCAGTTTACGATTATTCGTTTTGGCAGAATCGCGTTTCTCTGCAATATAACTTCTGA
- the ssnA gene encoding putative aminohydrolase SsnA: MLILRNATAVQFEPARVDEGVDIAIDGTAIVAVGKNLTARYPVATVKEMQGRLVMPGIVCAHNHFYSGLARGILARIDPCPDFISTLKNLWWKLDRALDEESLYYSGLVCSLEAIKQGCTAVIDHHASPSLIGGSLDILRRGFLTAGLRGMTCYETTDRNGGLDELRRGVEENIRFAHRIDLDKKSGKTPYLVEAHIGAHAPFTLSDAGLELLADAIQSTGRGLHIHVAEDRYDVSHSHHHYGVDPMVRLARAGLLNEKSLIAHGLFLSAQDVAVIDEFDACLVHNARSNMNNQVGYNPRLAEYRHVALGTDGIGADMFEELKFACFKHRDAGGTLWPDSFLRFLHNGNLLLERNFAAPFGSLAAGYQADLTICDYHSPTPLCAENLAGHLAFALNSASVHSVMVAGNLVYEDRCFPFDVEEIYFHARQAAEKLWQRMDNLA; this comes from the coding sequence ATGCTGATTTTGCGTAACGCAACGGCGGTGCAGTTTGAGCCCGCTCGAGTGGATGAGGGCGTGGATATCGCCATTGACGGCACGGCGATCGTCGCGGTGGGAAAAAACCTGACGGCGCGCTATCCGGTGGCGACAGTGAAAGAGATGCAGGGGCGACTGGTGATGCCGGGCATCGTCTGTGCCCATAACCATTTTTACTCCGGGCTGGCGCGTGGCATTTTGGCGCGTATTGACCCCTGTCCGGACTTTATCTCCACGCTAAAAAACCTGTGGTGGAAACTGGACCGCGCGCTGGATGAAGAGTCACTGTATTACAGCGGGTTGGTGTGTTCGCTGGAAGCGATTAAACAAGGTTGCACCGCAGTTATCGATCACCATGCCTCCCCATCGCTGATAGGCGGATCGCTGGATATTTTACGCCGTGGCTTTCTCACTGCCGGTTTGCGTGGCATGACCTGCTATGAAACCACCGATCGCAATGGCGGGCTGGATGAACTGCGGCGCGGCGTGGAAGAAAATATCCGTTTTGCTCACCGTATCGATCTGGATAAAAAGTCGGGTAAAACGCCCTATCTGGTGGAGGCGCACATTGGTGCACACGCGCCGTTCACGCTGAGCGATGCCGGGCTGGAACTGTTGGCCGATGCGATTCAGAGCACGGGACGCGGGCTGCATATTCACGTTGCGGAAGACCGCTATGATGTCTCTCACAGTCATCATCACTATGGTGTTGATCCGATGGTGCGACTGGCGAGGGCAGGATTGCTTAACGAGAAAAGCCTGATCGCGCACGGCCTGTTTCTTTCGGCGCAGGATGTGGCGGTGATCGATGAGTTTGATGCTTGTCTGGTGCATAACGCCCGTTCCAACATGAACAATCAGGTAGGGTACAACCCGCGTCTGGCGGAGTATCGTCATGTGGCCCTGGGAACCGACGGTATCGGTGCGGATATGTTTGAAGAGTTGAAATTCGCCTGCTTCAAGCACCGCGATGCAGGCGGCACGCTGTGGCCAGACAGTTTTCTGCGTTTTCTGCATAACGGTAACCTGTTGCTGGAGCGTAACTTCGCTGCGCCGTTTGGCTCACTGGCTGCGGGTTATCAGGCCGATTTAACCATTTGCGATTACCACTCCCCGACGCCGCTGTGTGCTGAAAATCTGGCCGGGCATTTGGCCTTCGCACTGAATTCTGCCAGTGTGCACAGTGTGATGGTGGCAGGGAATCTGGTGTATGAAGATCGCTGTTTCCCGTTTGATGTCGAGGAGATTTATTTCCACGCACGTCAGGCTGCGGAGAAATTATGGCAACGTATGGATAATCTCGCGTAA
- a CDS encoding XdhC family protein yields MGLFTQAAELEKNNRAFAFIQIVESRGSTPRHNASMLVDEDGNSQGTIGGGMMERLVLEQAKEALAQGQSRVFSGRMARQGEGAVGSDCGGAMKIHIAVQPRRPQLVLLGAGHVNRAIAVVAAPLGFEIALMDTWKENLDHPDLPPASRKLLVESFTAGIQQLTLDDNCYVVIATNHQDREALEHTIGSSVRYLGLLASRRKIQTFRAELEKRGVDAADIAALRSPIGLDIGAETPEEIAISVIAEILQVKSGASAVSLQSTTLAVVSK; encoded by the coding sequence ATGGGGCTTTTTACTCAGGCAGCGGAATTGGAAAAAAATAACCGGGCTTTTGCCTTTATCCAGATCGTCGAAAGCCGGGGCTCTACACCGCGCCACAATGCCAGCATGCTGGTTGATGAAGACGGCAACAGTCAGGGAACCATCGGCGGCGGGATGATGGAGCGGTTGGTGCTGGAGCAAGCAAAAGAGGCGTTAGCGCAAGGGCAATCCCGCGTATTTAGCGGGCGCATGGCGCGTCAGGGCGAAGGTGCCGTTGGCTCGGATTGCGGCGGTGCCATGAAGATACACATCGCGGTGCAGCCACGCCGACCGCAGTTGGTGCTGCTGGGGGCGGGCCACGTGAACCGTGCCATCGCCGTGGTGGCCGCGCCGCTCGGCTTCGAGATAGCACTGATGGATACCTGGAAAGAGAATCTGGATCATCCCGATCTCCCCCCCGCCAGCCGCAAATTGCTGGTTGAGAGTTTCACTGCCGGTATCCAGCAGTTGACACTGGACGATAACTGCTATGTGGTGATCGCCACCAACCATCAGGACAGAGAAGCGTTGGAACACACTATCGGCAGTTCGGTGCGTTACCTTGGCTTGCTGGCCAGCCGCAGAAAGATCCAGACCTTCCGTGCCGAGTTGGAGAAGCGTGGTGTCGATGCCGCTGACATCGCGGCGCTGCGATCGCCGATTGGACTGGATATCGGGGCGGAAACCCCGGAGGAGATCGCCATCAGCGTGATAGCGGAAATTCTTCAGGTGAAAAGTGGTGCCAGCGCGGTATCACTCCAGTCCACCACGCTGGCTGTCGTATCAAAATAG
- the hydA gene encoding dihydropyrimidinase yields the protein MQRLLKGGTLVDHQGQYHEDLLIEQGRIVRREPHIAITPEMAVIDATGYQVMPGGIDVHTHFNIDVGIGRSCDDFFSGTRAAACGGTTTIVDHMGFGPAGCNLHHQLGRYHTYAEGQAAIDYSFHGVVQHVDDAILDEMASMVEQEGISSFKLYLTYQYKLDDAAVLQALQRLRQVGALTTVHPENDAAIRWRRDAFVQQGNTAPMYHALSRPVACEAEAIARMINLASLADSAPLYIVHLSNALGLDYIRLAQHNGQLVWAETCPQYLLLDEQRYQDPDGMKYILSPPLRGQEEQAALWQGMAEGSIATLATDHCNFSLHQRHMLSGGDFSRCPNGLPGVENRLALLYSHGVSTGRISPEQFVALTSTRPAQLFGLWPQKGNLMPGADADLVLFDPQRRVTLRHDEMHDNGDYSPYEGMVCQGWPIMTLSRGEVVWREGVFTGRAGHGRFLRRKPFNAEWVKTLF from the coding sequence ATGCAGCGCTTACTCAAAGGCGGCACGTTGGTCGATCATCAGGGGCAGTATCATGAGGATCTGCTGATCGAACAGGGGCGGATCGTACGGCGTGAACCCCATATCGCCATCACGCCCGAGATGGCGGTGATTGATGCAACCGGGTATCAGGTGATGCCCGGCGGTATTGATGTACACACCCATTTCAATATCGATGTCGGCATTGGTCGCAGCTGCGATGATTTTTTTTCCGGCACTCGTGCGGCAGCGTGCGGCGGTACCACGACTATTGTCGATCATATGGGCTTTGGTCCGGCGGGATGTAACCTGCATCATCAATTGGGCCGCTATCATACCTATGCAGAGGGGCAGGCGGCGATCGACTACAGCTTTCACGGCGTGGTGCAGCATGTCGACGATGCCATTCTGGATGAAATGGCGTCGATGGTGGAGCAGGAAGGGATCAGCAGCTTCAAACTCTACCTGACCTATCAGTACAAACTGGATGACGCGGCGGTGTTACAGGCGTTGCAGCGGCTGCGTCAGGTGGGCGCGTTAACCACGGTACATCCGGAGAATGATGCGGCGATTCGATGGCGTCGCGATGCCTTTGTACAACAGGGGAACACGGCGCCGATGTATCATGCCTTAAGTCGCCCTGTCGCTTGTGAGGCGGAGGCGATCGCGCGCATGATTAACCTGGCGTCGTTAGCGGATAGTGCGCCGCTGTATATTGTTCACCTGTCCAACGCGTTGGGGCTGGATTATATCCGTCTGGCGCAACACAACGGGCAGCTGGTGTGGGCTGAGACCTGCCCACAATACCTGCTGTTGGATGAACAGCGTTACCAAGACCCTGACGGGATGAAGTATATCCTCAGCCCGCCGTTGCGTGGGCAGGAAGAGCAGGCGGCGCTGTGGCAAGGGATGGCAGAGGGCAGTATCGCCACGCTGGCGACCGATCACTGTAATTTTTCACTGCATCAACGCCACATGCTTTCCGGTGGGGATTTCAGCCGTTGTCCGAACGGGTTGCCTGGCGTGGAAAATCGACTGGCATTACTCTATTCGCACGGGGTATCGACAGGACGAATCAGCCCCGAGCAATTTGTCGCATTGACCAGCACGCGTCCGGCGCAACTGTTTGGCCTGTGGCCGCAGAAAGGTAACCTGATGCCCGGTGCGGATGCCGATCTGGTGCTATTCGACCCGCAGCGCCGCGTTACGCTGCGTCACGATGAAATGCACGATAATGGCGACTACTCCCCTTACGAGGGCATGGTATGCCAGGGGTGGCCGATCATGACCTTGAGCCGCGGTGAGGTGGTATGGCGTGAGGGCGTGTTCACCGGCCGCGCCGGGCATGGGCGCTTTCTGCGCCGCAAGCCGTTTAACGCCGAGTGGGTGAAGACCCTATTTTGA
- the dpaL gene encoding diaminopropionate ammonia-lyase, which produces MSTFSLRMQIADNAHFTPHGAALFSREQAEQARNFHQRMPGYRPTPLHSLTAFAAELGVGQVLVKDESQRFGLNAFKILGGAYAIARCVCEKYHFSLEDFSFEQGRAALPESITFATTTDGNHGRGVAWAAKALGQQAVVYMPKGASAERVAHITGLGAECIVTDMNYDDTVRLTMQTAQEKGWEVVQDTAWRGYEKIPAWIMQGYATLAVEAVEQIAENDWPTPTHVFLQAGVGAMAAGVLDYLVNCYGADKLHAVIVEPDRADCLFRSAQHGEIVAVGGAMDTMMVGLACGEPNPLGWPRLRDCSRQFISCEDRVTALGMRVLGNPLGQDARIVSGESGAVGMGVLAAILHSPDREALLAQLGLDSSSCVLVVSSEGDTDRQHYREVVWEGRPLMD; this is translated from the coding sequence ATGTCAACGTTTTCACTACGGATGCAGATTGCCGACAACGCTCACTTTACGCCGCACGGCGCAGCACTGTTCAGCCGGGAACAGGCGGAACAGGCGCGCAACTTCCATCAACGGATGCCGGGTTATCGCCCGACGCCGCTGCACTCGCTGACGGCGTTCGCGGCTGAATTGGGCGTAGGGCAGGTGCTGGTGAAGGATGAATCTCAACGTTTCGGGCTCAACGCTTTCAAAATTCTCGGCGGTGCCTATGCCATCGCCCGCTGCGTGTGCGAAAAATACCACTTCTCCCTGGAGGATTTTTCGTTTGAGCAAGGCCGCGCGGCGCTGCCGGAAAGCATTACCTTTGCCACCACCACGGATGGCAATCACGGCCGAGGCGTTGCCTGGGCGGCCAAAGCGTTAGGGCAACAGGCCGTGGTCTATATGCCCAAGGGGGCATCTGCGGAGCGTGTCGCACACATTACCGGGCTGGGGGCGGAATGTATTGTCACGGACATGAACTATGACGATACCGTGCGCCTGACCATGCAAACTGCGCAAGAAAAGGGCTGGGAAGTGGTGCAGGACACCGCCTGGCGCGGTTACGAAAAAATCCCCGCCTGGATAATGCAAGGTTATGCGACGCTGGCGGTAGAAGCGGTAGAACAGATTGCCGAGAACGACTGGCCGACACCGACGCACGTTTTTCTTCAGGCTGGCGTGGGCGCAATGGCGGCGGGTGTGCTGGATTATCTGGTGAATTGCTATGGCGCAGATAAATTACATGCGGTGATCGTGGAGCCGGATCGCGCTGACTGCTTGTTCCGCTCTGCGCAACATGGGGAGATCGTCGCTGTCGGCGGTGCGATGGACACCATGATGGTGGGGTTGGCCTGCGGCGAGCCCAACCCGTTAGGATGGCCGCGCCTGCGAGATTGTTCCCGCCAGTTTATCTCCTGTGAAGACCGCGTCACTGCGCTGGGGATGCGGGTGCTGGGCAATCCGCTTGGGCAGGATGCGCGCATCGTTTCTGGCGAATCGGGCGCTGTCGGCATGGGCGTCTTGGCGGCGATACTGCATAGCCCGGATCGAGAAGCGTTGTTGGCGCAATTGGGGTTGGATTCCTCCTCCTGTGTGCTGGTGGTCAGTTCTGAAGGCGATACCGACCGACAACACTATCGCGAAGTGGTGTGGGAAGGCCGTCCCTTGATGGATTAA
- a CDS encoding sigma 54-interacting transcriptional regulator: protein MTSQTLSLMHIQPTIRHFTQMLSQVLRLEVEIVDHRLLRVAGSGPYRSRIGHPSDNTRLLQYVIDNKQEKAVIHSQHDPICQGCGQYGNCGELAFLGLPVMHGERCLGVISLAAINAEQQQRLQDNITVFSDYVRHIASLLIANLTKNPTANDGMDVLFTTLINSMDQGILVLDEHGIMTFANQNALTLLNARWETLANTPITIRPLVASKDFANGNAQHVIAFAAQQEVVIGQHHNGNNRQLFLFAFHQSERPAPINETDSEPRIGQFIGNAPAVQALKQHIARFADSPSSIMITGESGSGKEVLARSIHQVGRRSMHPFIAINCAAIPEHLLESELFGYVKGAFTGAAPNGKAGLIQSAHLGTLFLDEIGDMPLTLQAKLLRVLETREVMPLGASKPVAVDIRIISATHQNLTRAIEEGNFREDLYYRLKVIPVEIPPLRERTADIELLVHHFLNLHTRRIGSTYPGVSREVMALLRDYRWPGNVRELSNLVEYLVNIVPDGEVIDPTLLPPHFHRATPSPLPTVETVTATTLAVPPSLKQLEHQRIIEALGRGVSKAQLAQELEISVATLYRKIKKIRAT, encoded by the coding sequence ATGACCAGCCAGACCCTGTCTCTGATGCACATCCAGCCCACCATTCGGCATTTCACCCAGATGCTCAGTCAGGTATTGCGGCTGGAAGTGGAGATCGTTGATCACCGGTTACTGCGCGTGGCAGGCAGTGGACCCTATCGTAGCCGCATCGGCCATCCCTCAGATAACACCCGCCTGCTGCAATACGTCATCGATAACAAGCAAGAGAAAGCAGTTATTCACTCGCAGCACGATCCGATTTGCCAGGGTTGTGGTCAGTACGGCAACTGCGGCGAGCTGGCGTTTCTTGGCCTGCCGGTGATGCACGGTGAACGTTGTCTGGGCGTCATCAGCCTTGCGGCCATCAATGCAGAACAGCAGCAGCGATTGCAGGACAATATCACCGTATTTTCCGATTACGTCCGTCATATCGCTTCACTGCTGATCGCTAACCTGACGAAGAATCCCACCGCCAATGATGGCATGGATGTGCTGTTCACCACGCTCATCAACAGCATGGATCAGGGAATTCTGGTGCTGGATGAGCATGGCATTATGACGTTTGCCAATCAGAATGCGCTGACGCTGCTCAACGCCCGCTGGGAAACCCTCGCCAACACGCCGATTACCATCCGTCCGTTGGTGGCCAGCAAAGATTTCGCCAACGGCAATGCACAGCATGTGATCGCCTTTGCGGCACAGCAGGAAGTGGTGATAGGGCAGCATCATAACGGTAATAACCGGCAGTTGTTCCTGTTTGCTTTCCACCAATCTGAACGTCCCGCGCCGATCAATGAGACCGACAGCGAACCGCGTATCGGCCAGTTTATCGGTAACGCCCCTGCGGTACAGGCGCTGAAACAGCATATTGCGCGTTTTGCCGATAGCCCCTCCAGCATCATGATCACCGGTGAGAGTGGCAGCGGTAAAGAGGTGCTGGCTCGCTCCATTCATCAGGTGGGACGGCGTAGCATGCACCCGTTTATTGCCATCAACTGTGCGGCGATCCCTGAGCATCTGCTGGAGAGTGAACTGTTCGGCTATGTTAAAGGCGCATTTACCGGTGCCGCCCCGAATGGCAAAGCAGGGCTGATTCAGTCCGCTCATCTCGGCACCTTGTTCCTCGACGAGATTGGCGATATGCCATTGACGTTGCAGGCCAAGCTGCTGCGAGTACTCGAAACGCGCGAAGTGATGCCGCTGGGGGCCAGCAAGCCGGTGGCGGTGGATATCCGCATTATTTCTGCCACCCACCAAAATTTGACGCGCGCGATTGAAGAGGGAAACTTTCGCGAGGATCTTTACTACCGCCTGAAGGTGATACCGGTCGAGATCCCCCCGTTGCGCGAGCGCACGGCAGATATCGAACTGCTGGTGCACCACTTTCTCAATCTGCACACGCGCCGTATTGGCAGCACCTACCCTGGCGTGAGCCGCGAGGTAATGGCTTTGCTGCGAGATTATCGCTGGCCGGGCAATGTGCGGGAATTGAGTAATCTGGTGGAGTATCTGGTGAATATCGTGCCCGACGGTGAGGTGATTGACCCGACGCTGTTGCCGCCGCATTTTCATCGCGCCACCCCCTCCCCGTTGCCCACCGTTGAAACGGTTACGGCAACAACACTCGCCGTGCCCCCGAGCCTGAAACAGCTGGAGCACCAGCGCATTATCGAGGCGCTAGGTCGTGGCGTGAGCAAAGCACAACTGGCGCAAGAATTGGAGATCAGCGTGGCGACGCTGTATCGCAAAATCAAAAAAATACGGGCTACATGA
- a CDS encoding nucleotidyltransferase family protein, producing MSEKVCLMLAAGLSSRMGQWKMMLPWGEGTVLDSALAAALSFCDRVVLVTGFRGAELNWRYGDNGRITLCHNEDFTEGMFSSIRCGTAAVGGGHFFLALGDMPAVSGAVYRTLWQQRDATCLIPEYAQGKGHPVLLPPAMRDAVLAADNQTSMKTLIACHGQRRVPVSEGAIHWDMDTPEQYQQLLRRR from the coding sequence ATGAGCGAGAAAGTCTGTCTGATGCTGGCGGCTGGACTCTCCAGCCGCATGGGGCAGTGGAAAATGATGCTGCCCTGGGGGGAGGGAACGGTGCTCGACAGCGCGTTGGCGGCGGCGCTCTCCTTTTGCGATCGCGTGGTGCTGGTGACCGGTTTTCGCGGTGCCGAGCTGAACTGGCGCTACGGCGACAATGGGCGGATTACGCTGTGTCACAACGAAGATTTTACCGAGGGGATGTTCTCCTCCATTCGCTGTGGTACGGCGGCGGTCGGCGGCGGGCATTTCTTTCTGGCGCTGGGGGATATGCCTGCCGTTAGCGGGGCGGTTTATCGCACGCTGTGGCAACAGCGCGATGCGACCTGCCTGATTCCAGAATATGCTCAAGGGAAAGGGCACCCGGTATTGCTGCCACCTGCCATGCGCGATGCGGTGCTGGCGGCGGATAACCAAACCTCGATGAAAACGCTGATTGCCTGTCACGGCCAACGGCGTGTGCCCGTATCGGAGGGCGCGATTCATTGGGATATGGATACGCCGGAACAGTACCAGCAACTGCTCCGGCGGCGTTAG
- a CDS encoding (2Fe-2S)-binding protein: MIDVEMKINGIRVQATVNDNTRLLDYLREDRRLTGTKEGCSVGECGACSVIMNGRAVCSCLLLVAQCDGAEITTVEALHQDPVGVKLQNAFIRHGGVQCGFCTPGVLISAKALLDANPQPNDEEIREALEGNLCRCTGYQPIITSIKAVLAP, from the coding sequence ATGATTGATGTAGAAATGAAGATTAACGGCATTCGGGTGCAGGCCACGGTGAATGACAATACGCGCCTGCTGGATTACCTGCGTGAAGATCGGCGGTTGACTGGCACCAAAGAGGGCTGTTCCGTTGGTGAGTGCGGTGCCTGCTCGGTGATCATGAACGGGCGTGCGGTGTGCTCGTGTCTGTTGCTGGTTGCACAGTGTGATGGCGCCGAAATTACCACGGTGGAAGCGCTGCATCAGGACCCTGTCGGCGTAAAACTGCAAAATGCCTTCATTCGCCATGGCGGCGTGCAGTGCGGCTTTTGTACGCCCGGCGTGTTGATCAGCGCCAAAGCCTTGCTGGATGCCAACCCTCAGCCGAATGATGAAGAAATTCGCGAGGCGCTGGAGGGCAACCTGTGCCGCTGCACGGGCTATCAGCCAATTATCACCTCGATCAAAGCGGTGTTGGCACCGTGA